One part of the Verrucomicrobiota bacterium genome encodes these proteins:
- a CDS encoding TonB family protein: MKSFKKIPPLLYLGSFLLLMFASGSVSGVDNFESLKVLNTVLPAYPTSMTLEGIYDGSAQVVIRVDSTGELDEVFLSAYTHPLFGRLADEYIRKWTFQPAKLNGEPITVIKPFDFRFEDKRGVYAVGVMESTAAFLKYSRSADFKRIYSPRELDEIPEPITMTTPMFPLEFKDKDVEGSATILFYIDSEGNIRMPHVTESTHDHFGQTALLAVWEWKFKPPMVRGKPVDILARQEFKFSDKK, from the coding sequence ATGAAATCATTTAAGAAAATTCCGCCTTTATTGTATTTGGGTTCGTTTCTTCTGCTAATGTTCGCCTCCGGCTCCGTTTCTGGGGTGGACAATTTCGAATCCTTGAAGGTGTTGAATACGGTATTGCCGGCTTACCCCACTTCGATGACTTTAGAAGGTATTTACGACGGATCAGCCCAGGTCGTTATTCGTGTTGATTCAACGGGAGAACTGGATGAGGTGTTTCTTTCGGCTTACACGCATCCCTTGTTTGGGAGATTGGCGGATGAATACATACGGAAATGGACATTCCAGCCTGCCAAATTGAATGGTGAACCTATAACAGTCATCAAGCCATTTGACTTTCGATTTGAAGACAAGCGGGGTGTGTATGCTGTGGGTGTAATGGAATCAACCGCAGCTTTCCTTAAGTATTCGAGAAGCGCGGATTTCAAACGAATTTATAGTCCTAGAGAGTTAGATGAAATTCCCGAACCGATTACTATGACCACGCCGATGTTTCCATTGGAATTTAAGGACAAGGATGTGGAGGGAAGTGCCACTATTTTATTCTATATTGATTCGGAGGGGAATATTCGAATGCCGCATGTGACTGAATCTACCCACGACCATTTTGGACAAACAGCCTTATTGGCTGTCTGGGAATGGAAATTTAAACCGCCGATGGTTCGAGGAAAACCGGTCGATATCCTGGCTAGGCAGGAATTCAAATTCTCGGATAAGAAATAG